Part of the Nitrosopumilus sp. genome, TGCAATACAGTGAAGCAGAATATTTCAGAAGAAGTCTTGAAGAATCTGGTGCATTGAAAAGAAGTGTTCTATTTCTAAATACAGCAGACGATCCTGCAATTGAAAGAATCATTACTCCTCGTGTAGCTTTAACCGTAGCAGAATATTTGGCATTTGAGTTAGGAATGCACGTACTAGTTGTAATTACTGATATGACAAACTATGCAGAAGCATTAAGAGAAATTAGTGCAGCAAGAGAAGAAGTTCCTGGAAGAAAAGGATATCCTGGTTATCTTTACACTGACCTTTCAACACTTTATGAAAGAGCAGGAAAACTCAATGGAAGAAAAGGTAGTGTTACACAAGTTCCAATTTTGTCAATGCCTTCTGATGATATTACTCACCCAATTCCTGACCTTACTGGTTACATTACTGAGGGACAAATAGTAGTTGGTAGAGATTTATTCAGACAAGGAGTTTATCCACCAATCAATATTTTGATGAGTCTTAGTAGATTGATGAAAGACGGTATTGGTGAAGGAAGTACTAGAGAAGATCACGGTGAGATTTCTAACCAGGTTTATGATGCATATTCTCGAGCTCAAGAAGTAAGAGCACTAGCTGGTATTGTAGGAAAAGCAGGTTTAACTGAAATTGATCTCAAATATTTGGATCTTGGAGATACGTTTGAAAAAGAATTCCTTACACAAGCAACTGATGAAAACAGAACAATTGAAGAAACCCTTGCTCTCATGTGGAAGATTGTCTCAAAATTACCAAAGAATGAGATTACTAAAATCAAAGACAAGTACGTAGAACAATATTACAAGGAAGAGTAACTAAATGTCATTTGGACAAAACGTTGCAGCAACAAAGATTGAACTTTTCAAATACAAAAAATCCAGTCAAATAGCCGTAATGGTTCAGCAAATTCTAGATGATAAACGTAAAGTTCTATTAAAAAATATTGAAGAGATGATCCAAGAAGCATCTAAAGCAAGAGGTGGTATTTGGGAACCTTTGCAAGATATTTACAAATCAGTAAATGAAGCTTATCTTGCATTAGGAACAAACACTGTTGACTCTGTAGCAGAATCTACTCCACCCGTAATGGAAGTAGACGTTCATGTTAGAAGAGTTGTTGATGTTAAAATTCCAGCACTTACCGTAACTGAAAAAGATACTAAATCAATGCCTTATGGATTTGCAGATACAAACTCTTCCATCGATAGAGCAGCAAAGCAAATCAAAGAGTTGATGCCAAAAATTTGTAAAGCAGCAGAATATGAAAATTCTATTTTTAGTCTTGCAAAAGCATTGGAAAAAACACAAAAATTGTTAAACGCACTTGAAAATGTCATTATTCCTCAATACAAAGATAATATTCGATTTATTCTCTCTACTCTTGAAGAGAGAGAACGAGAAGAATTCGCAAAGTTAAAAAAAGTGAAAGAAAAGATGGAAAGCACATAATGGCAAAAGAAGAAATTAAAAAATTACTTGAAAACTCAAAGAAGGAATTAGATGGAAATTATGATAATTTTGTAAAATCCATCCAAGACGATCTTTCATCATTCAAAAAGAAAACTTTAGATCGAATTTGAGCTTCACATCTCATCATGATTTAAATATGGATATCATGGAGCCTGATCGTAAATGAAATCTATCGTCATGTTACTTTTGGCAGCATCAGCAATTTCAATTCTAGGATCAACTGGAGTTGCATTTGCTCAAGAAGATGGTGCATCTAGTGGCGACTCTATGAAACTCTTAGGTGCTGGTTTAGCCTTTGGTATTGCAGCCGGTGGAGCAGGAATAGGTCTTGGTCAAGTAGGTGCAGCAGGTCTTGCAGTCATTAGTGAGAACCCAGCTTTACAGTCAAAGGTATTCATCTTCGTAGGTATGGTCGAATCAATCGCAATCTACGGTATAGTTATGATGTTTATCATCTTAGGACAATAGTCCAAACTACATCTTTTTCAAATTTTTAGATTTTTTCTTTAATTGTATTTTAGCTTAGTAACATCTAGAACTCTAGCACAATACCTACACTTGAGAACTCTCCCATCTTTGTTAATTACATCCATCACAGATTCAATGTATTCTGTACTGTTTGTAATGCAATCAGGATTTGAGCATCTAAAAATTCTATCAATCTCGTTTGGTAATGCTACCCTTCTCTTTTCAACTAACTTGTATTCTTTAATCATGTTAATTGTTGCTGTTGGGGCAATAACTGCTAACTTGTTAGTGTCATCATCTTTTAGAAACTTGTTTTCTACTTTGATGATATCTTTTTTCTTAAATTTTCCGCTTGGTACATTCAAGGCTATGGTGATTAAACTGCCATCTTTCCCATCAATTCTTAAAGCATTGAGAACCTGAAGACCTTTACCTTCATCTATATGGTCAATTACAGTACCTTCCTTAATTCGTCGAACCATAAGGTCGGACTGTTCCATCAGAATACTTTGTATAGTCACCTGTATATATTATTGAAAGAATGAACGAATTCTACCAAAAAGACATTATCTCAATTAAGGATTATACCAAAGATCAACTGGAAACTATCTTTACATCTACTGATAAAATAATGCAACTTAGCCTTTCAGAAAGAAGAGAAATTTGTAAAGGCAAAACTTTGGGCTATCTGTTCTATGAACCAAGCACTAGAACCCGTCTAAGTTTTGAATCTGCCATAGCCTCAATCGGTGGAAATTCTCTTGGAATCTCTGATATTACTTCATCATCAACTCAGAAAGGAGAGAGTCTTGCAGATACTGTTAGAATCATGTCAATTTATTCAGATGTTCTAGTATTGCGTCATCCTCTAGATGGTTCAAGTAGATTTGCAGCTGAAATTTCTGATAAACCAATAATTAATGCAGGTAGTGGAACCGAAGAACATCCCACTCAGGCAATTCAAGATTTGTTTACAATCAAAAAAGAAAAGAGAAAGATTGATGGTTTGAAAATTGGAATTGTGGGTGATCTAAAGTATGGACGAACTGTTTACTCTCTATTGCATGGTTTAGGAAATTATGATGTTGATGTTAGTCTTATTTCTCCTGAATCTCTAAGAATTAGATCTGACTCTACTTATGAAATAAAAAAGAAATTAGACTATACTGAAACTACTGACATTGAAGAACATCTAGATGATCTTGATGTTCTTTATGTTACAAGAATTCAAAAAGAAAGATTCCCTGATGAGGAAGAGTATCTCAAAGTAAAAGGAAGTTATGTTGTTGGATTAGACATGCTAAAAAGAATGAAAGATGATGCAATAATTTTACATCCATTACCTAGAATAGATGAAATTTCAGCTGATGTAGATAAAACAAAAAATGCTAAATACTTTGAACAAGCTGAATATGGAAAATACACTCGTTCTGCTTTGTTAGGTATGATTCTCAACGAGAACGGATTTTAATTTTTTAGAAAATCCGTATTCCATATATCTAGAGACATTTCAATATGACTAGTTGACTGAAACAAAAATTATTCCGATATTTCCATTAGACTTGGTATTATTCCCACGACAAGAGCTACCTCTTCGAATTTTTGAGCCTAGATACAAACAACTAGTTGATGATTGCATGATTGGTGATGGTCAATTTGGAGTATGCCTAATTGATGAAAGTAATTCCATCAATGGTTGGAATTCACCAAAATTAGTTGGGACAATTGCCAAAATCTCAAAATGTGAAGATGTGGAATTAGATGGATTACAACTACACATTGAAACCATTGGAAGAAATTCCTTTAAAATTAAAAGAATCATCCCACCATCTATTAAACAGCCTGAAAACTATGATCCTTTATCTGTAGAGGGACACCAGGAAATTTCTGAATTACATGAACAAATTGGAACAGAAGAAAAAATGTACATACAAGCTGAAGTTGAAATGATTCCAGAAATTGATGAAAGTATTTCTCTTGAGAAATGGGAATCTCTAGTTGAACTATGGAAAAAGAAAATTATCAAACAAGCTTTACCACAAGTTGTTGATTCACATTCATTGGATCATGTTTTAGAACAGTATTATCTTAACACTGACACTCCTACAATTGATTACATTTACTCATTATCTGCACTTGGTGCAAAGGATCCAAACGAACTTCAGCCTATTTTGGAGGCAACATCTATGGATGAATTAATTAAACGAATAGAAGAATTGTTAACAGTAAAATGATGTCATTGAAACACTCTGCAATTTTTGCAATCATAGGGTGTTTATTATTTCCTGCCAGTGCTTACGGACATGGATTTGGAATCGATACAATATCTTCTGTTGATGTACAGGGAAAAAAGATTTCAATTTCAGTAGAAATGCCTATGTATTTTGAAAATCAACAAGATCAAATTACAATTACAGTAACTGAAGACGAAACAAAAGAAACTGCAAAAAATGTCACTTTTCTGATTGGTCTATTTTATAAAGATGAAATGATCTTCAGAAACTATTTCTTTGCAGAAAATGGTATTTTGCCCATAACAGTTACACCTACTGAAGATCCAAAAATAATCATTCATGGTGAGCAAGATTCTTTGCTTGGAGCTTGGCATGGAACCGAATCTAATCCAATAGAGATTACTGGACCTCTGTTTAACTCAGGTGGGCTGTATAATTTTGAGATTGAAGTCAGAACAATTGATGAACCTACAAACATCATAGAAAATTCTGATGTTTATAATGCAGATTTGAGCCTAATTGAGACTGTATCTTTCATTCAAGAGGATTCTGAAAATAATGATGTAGAGTTTCGCTCAAAATCGTATTTTGACACAATTTCTAATTTTAAGTATAATCCTGATGTAAAAGAGGTTACTTTTGAAATGCCTTTTGACTGGAGTGAAAAACAAATGTCTCATGTTCCAGTTGTACATGTAGAAACACATTTTCCAAAAGATTTTGTAGAATTCTTATCTCCTAGTTACACTGGATATGTAAATGGAATTGAATTATTCAAATCATCTGTTGCAGTTGATGATTATTCAGAAGATCATGAAAGAGTAGTTCATCTTGTTTTACTGCAAGACCATTTACGATATATGAAAAATGAAATGAAAAAGTCTGAAGAACCTTTGCCAGAAAATATGTCATTTAGATTATCTGTTAGTGAGGATGCTGCATTTCCACTAGAAGCATATACAAAAAGTGAAGACTTTAAGGTAAACCTTGCATGGGATCCAATAGAAGTAGAGCCAAACATTGATACTAATTTTATTTTTACAATCAGAGATGGAAAAACAAATGAACCATTAAGAAGTTCTGATTATACATTTGTAATAATTCAAAATGGAAAAGAAATACATCGTGTTTCTGGAACCGCACAAATTGGAGGCGAATTTGAAAAATTTACATTCTCTGAAGATCAAACAGGTCCTACAGTAATCAAATTTGAAAATATTAGAAACACTGGACAAGAAACTGAATTTGCTCTAGTTGTGATTCCTGAATTTGGAAGTATTGCAATTTTTGTATTAGTAATTTCTATAATTAGTATAATTTTTGTAACAAGAAAAAATTCATTGGTAATCTAAAGGGCTACCAACTTTACGGTATCCATGTTTTTGTTTGTCTGAAAGTCTTTTGTCATTGTAGATACCTTTTCTGCATCTCCATCAATTAAGAACAGTTCCATGCATTTTTCTTTCTCTATTTTACTATGAAGATGTGTCGTAATCAGATCTTCAAAATTATGTGTTATTCCAGAAACAACATGATCAAATTCGTCATTATGTACCACCAAAAGAATTGCATGAATATTTCCCGATAGATCTGCTTTTTGTTTTTCTTCTGAAACAAATGCCCTGATTCCTGCTCTAATGGCCTCAGATCTTCCTGAAAATCCCATTGAAGATTGGAGCTTGTCTAATTCAGAGAGGATTTCATCATTTAATGAGATTGAAACTATTGGCATATGCCTAATGTTATTAATTATCTTATAAGTTTAGCAATTAATCTTATTAAGATTTTATAAATTTATTAATAATCTACATTGAACTGCTGCGTGAATACTCAAACCAAGATGGCAATTGTGGCAATAGTAATAGTGATTCCATTAGCATCTGTATTCGTTTATGGAACAAATGCTAGTCAACAATTTGCAAGTAATGATAATTCTAAACTTGTTGTAATCTCATCATTTAATCCTCTTCATGAGTTTTCACAAATAGTAGGTCAAGAGAAAATTGATGCCACATTATTGGTTCCTGTTGGTGTTGAACCTCATGATTGGGAACCGACAATCAAAGATGTGCAGCAAATGCAAAAATCTAATTTAATTGTAATTAATGGAATAGGTTTTGAAAATTGGGTTGATAATTTAATTGAAAATGAATATGCTGGAATCATCGTTGATACTAGCAAAGGAATATTGGTAACAAAATCAATAGTTGAGGAACATGGAGATGAGGAACACGATGTTCACCAACATCTAGAAGGAGATCCACATATTTGGCTAAACCCAGTGTTTGCAATTAAACAGGTTGAAAATATTGCATTAGCATTTTCTAATTCAGATCCTGAAAATAGGGAATTCTATATGACAAATGCTGTAAAATATAATAAAGAATTGCATGAACTTGATTCAAAAATTAGAGATGAATTATCTACATGTAATCAAGATTTCATTGCATTTCATGATGCTTTTTCATATTTTGCAGAAGAATATAATTTGAATCAGCATACTATCATCCAAACGACTAATTCTCACGGAGAAGTAACTGCACAAACACTAGAGAATGTAATTTCCAAAGCTAGAGAACTTAACATTAAAGTAATTTTTAGTGAAGAAACAGTTAACAGAAAAACTTCACAAATAATTGCAAATGAAATTGGAGGAAAAGTTTTGGTTCTCTCACCCCTTGAAACTGCATCTGATGATAATTATATTTCAAAAATGACTCAAAATCTTGAAAATCTCAAGGAGGCACTATGTTGAAAGTAGTAGAAATCAAAAACTTGACGGTTCACTACCCTGATGTAAAAGCACTTGATGATGTTAGCCTAGTTGTAAATCAAGGTGATTTTCTAGGCATAATTGGACCTAATGGTGCAGGAAAATCTACACTTTTTTCATCAATGCTAGGCCTAAATACAAAATACAAAGGCACAATCAAATTTTTTGATCAAGATATAAAAAAATCAAAAAATTATCTGAAAGAACTTGGATACGTACCACAAAAACCAATCTTTGAAAAAAATTTCCCAGTAACGGTAAACGATGTAGTCCGAATGGGATTAAGAAATGAATTAGATGAAAATAAAATTGATGAGATTTTACAACAACTATGGATACACGAATTACGCAATAGAAGAATTGGAGAGTTGTCTGGCGGTCAACAACAACGTGTTTTCATTGCAAAAGCTCTTGTAAATAATCCAAAAATTTTGATCCTGGATGAACCAGTTACTGGAATTGATCAACAAAGTATTGAATTGTTTTACAGTATTCTTCGTGAATTAAATTCCAAACAAAAAATTACTATTATTTGGTCCTCTCATGATTTAGATGCTGTAAATAAACTCGCAAATCATGTTGCATGTTTGAATAGAACTTTATTCTTTCATGGAGAGTCTGAAGAATTCTTTTCTGATGATGAATTAGTAAAACAATATTCTGAAGCTTCGATGCAGGAACACATGCATCATCATTAATCATGTCTTTTGAAATTCTCACTTTTAGTTTTATGCACAGAGCATTAATTTCTGGTATTGCAATAGCAATCCTTTGTTCTGTAGTTGGATTGTTCTTAGTTTTACGACGATATTCATTGTTTGGTGATGCAATTGCACATTCATCATTTGGTGGAATTGCATTAGGATTACTTGCAGGTGTTTATCCACTATGGACAGCATATGGAGTTTCTATTGCTAGTGCACTAATTATTACAAAAATCAAAGACCGATACAACATATCTGGAGATGCATCAATTGCAGTTTTATTGTCTTCAGGCATAGCAGTTGGGCTTGTAATTATTGGACTATCTGGAGGTTTTACAATAGATATCTTTAGTTTTCTATTCGGAAGTATTCTTCTTGTTAGTGTTGATGATACTGTTCTAATCTTAGCTTTGACCGGAATTATTCTAATTGTAATTTTAAGTCTCTATAGACAAATTCTATATTCTACATTTAACGAAGAGCAAGCTAAAGTTAGTGGAATTCCTGTAGAAAAAATAAATTATTTGATAGTGTTTATGGCCGGAATTACTGTCGTCACATCAATTCAATTAGTAGGTGTGTTGTTAATCTCTGCTCTGTTTGTAATTCCAAATGTAACTGCAATTATGTATGGAAAAGGATTCAAACAAACTGCAATAATATCGATGAGCTTTTCAATCTTTTCAGTTGTTTCAGGAATTTTAATTTCCTATATTTTTGATATTACTCCTGCAGGAACAATTGTTTTGATGGCAATAGGTCTGCTTGCAGGAACAATGGGAATAAAGTCTGCGGGATTGTTATCTAAGAATTAATCAAAGAATTTAATCTTCTTTTATCTTTGATGCTTTTGACATAAAATAACGAGGTTGCAATTATTCCTAAAGCAATTAGTGGCGATGCAATTTCTGTGTATTTGATTTCTACTTTCTTTGTTTCTTGAATTTGTGATACACTTACTGGAATTTCTGTTATCTTTACTGTTCCAATTTTATTTGATTGTTGTTCAACAAACCAAACATTGTCATTTTCATCTGAAGTCATAAATTGTACAAATGAAGTTTCAGTTGGAATTGGAATCTCTATCAAGTCATTATTATCAGGATCATAAGCTCCTAGATTGTCTACCGTATGTTGTGCAAACCAAATATTCCCATATCTGTCAAAAGTCATACCAAATGGTAGTGCTTCTTCATCAGGTACAGTTACTTTACTAAATGTCTCTAAAACTGGATTGAATTTAGTGATAGCCAAGCCTGTATGCTCTGCAATCCAGAGATTTCCGTCATCATCAAACATCAAAGCTTCTGGTCCCTGCAAAATTGTATCAGTAGAGATTTGAGTTAATTTGTTATTTTGTGGATCTATGAATCCTATTTTTCCAACTCCTGTTGCTGAATACCACACTTTTCCATCTTGATCAATTTCTAATGCAAATGGTAAAGATTGCTTGTCTGGTAGTACAATCTCTTCGAAAGTGTCTTTTTCTGGCTGATATTTTATAATCCTGTCTTTGTTAACTACTGTAATCCAAATATTGTCATCAAAGTCTGCTTTGATAAATAATGGTGTATTTTCTGAAATTACTGGATCTAGTTTTGGAAGAGTTTTGAGTGTGATTGCTTTAGTCTCAATATTGATATATCCAATTTGGTTTCTTGGTGTGTCAGTAAACCAAATGTTTCCTTTGTTATCTTTAGTTAGAAAAGTTGTAACTAAACCATCAAATGAATAGGAAGTAAATGTATTTGATTCAAGCGAAAATTCCCATAATCTGGGAGCAGAAGCATCACTAATCCATAAAGAATTTTTTCCATCATATACTGCATACAATGGTTTTGCATCTTCAGGAAGATCATATTCTATAATTTCTGTTTGAATATCTGACAGTCTGGGTTTTACAAGTAAATTCAACATTATTGATTCATTTGCATTCTCAGTTCTTTTAGCTTCTATCTCAATTAACCATTCTCCTGAGAAACCAAATGTTAGTTCTCCTTTGAATTGAATTGGATCTGAGAGATTTTTAACTGACATTGGAACCTCGATTGGAGAAATATTTTTTGATGGATTAGATATTTTTACATGAATTTCATCTGAATCATAAAGTTGAGTTCCTTCAAAATCACTTACTTTGACAAGAATAGTGTTTGTTCCACTAGTAAATGGTGAAATATCAATATCGAATTTTGCACTTTCTGAAAATTCAATTGTTTTGAATCCATAGACAATCTCTTGAGCATCAACTTTTTGGATTTCACCTGCAGGCAACGTTCCATTTGTCAGTAATGCTACAACTCCTAAAAGAATTATTCCTAATGCAGCATCAAACTTTAATGATTTTTTCAGTTTTTTGAACACCAAAATCTTTCCTGATGAAAAATTACTTTCTGCATTTTTTTGCACTCTTAACTGGAAATATCCTCCCAAGCCTACCATAATTACTGCAATTGCAATTTTGAGTATGATTAACTGGCCAAATACTGATTCAGTGATTAGTCCAACATCAGTTTCTAAGAACCACATTAATGTTGGTCCTGTAATAATTACAATTCCTACTGAGATGATAAATGCAATAGAAAATCTTGGAATCATTACCAAACTCATCTTTTCTCTGTTTACATCTTTTAGTTGTGAAAATGTTGGAAGTAATGTAAAAACAAAGTAAATTATTCCACCAATCCAAACTGCCGCAACCAAATTGTGAATATAGTCTAATGCCAATGCCCCAATTTGTTCACTTGCTGCACCATGCCCAATCAAACTAGAAGTTGAAATTAATAATAGAGACACAACAAGCATTGGAATTTGATTCTTCTTTGATAATACCTTCTTTCTATCCATGCCAAACCAAATTCCAAGTAATACTATTGTGAGAATCATTCTGGCAAGCCAAACTGTTCCAAAATACGTTTGAATTACATCAAGTGGTGAGGTTTCTAATCTTATAGTTTGAACTATGATCATCAAAATATCTGAAATGAATACCAGCATCAAACCAATACCTGTGATAGACATGAATTTTCCATGATGGAAAATTTCCACTTTATCTAATTCTTCTTTGATTAGCTGTTTGTTTTGTGTTCCCCAAATTATTAGGGATGCAATTACTGCTCCTAAAACAATAGTTTGACCAACAATACCAGGAAATCTTGCTCCAGCTTCAGGTAAAAAAACAATATCAGATTCAACTAATGGAGGATTGGTGTCTTGAATAATTACATCTCCTACTCCAAACAAAAATGCACTTGGAACCAAATGTCCATCTACTTTTGATAGAACTTTTACTGATGCGGTGTAAACTCCATCTTCTAATGGTGGAGTTGTTACAATGAGAGATGATTCCCCTTCATAGTAACTTGTATCCTTGTTATCAATTTGATTACCGCTGCTATCAAAAACTTTGATTTCACTAAAATTGATATCTACAGGTTCTGAAAAATATGCAACTACTTCTGATGTACCTACTGGTGCATTTGAATGCAGACTTGGAATAGTTTCTTCAGTAAAAGGATGGGCTGCTGCAAATGGAATTGAAATGAATGACAAAACTAGTAAAATTATTAGAAATTTTTGCATTTGTTCATAAGATCATTTATGACAATTTAAACAGTTTACCTTTTTCTAAAGTTGTACCAATTTACATAAAGATAATAACTGATGAATTGCCAATGATGGTCGTGAAGATAGCATTTTTTGGCTTTATTGCATTATTGTTTTCAGTTGGCATGATTGTGCCATCATTTGCTCATACTACTGTTGAGGTTGGACCTTATCAAGTAGAAGCAGGATGGGGAATCGAACCTCCAGTTGTAGGAATAAGAAATGATTTAGTTTTCACAATCACTGAGGCAGGAGAGACAGAAGGTACTCGTAAAGGAGTAACAAGTGTTTTCAAAAATACTGAAGCTACAGTAATGTTTGG contains:
- a CDS encoding V-type ATP synthase subunit B; this translates as MTAEGGVQYSKIAEIKGPLVVVDDVENAAFDELVEIETTEGERRLGKVLEVGNGKAIVQVFEGTTGLSISGTNAKFVGKVMEMPVSKEVLGRVFDGLGRPKDGLPDPIADKFVDINGEPMNPEQREYPKDFIQTGVSVIDGLMTLVRGQKLPIFSGSGMSHNLLAAQIARQASVVGTTDDFAVVFAAIGVQYSEAEYFRRSLEESGALKRSVLFLNTADDPAIERIITPRVALTVAEYLAFELGMHVLVVITDMTNYAEALREISAAREEVPGRKGYPGYLYTDLSTLYERAGKLNGRKGSVTQVPILSMPSDDITHPIPDLTGYITEGQIVVGRDLFRQGVYPPINILMSLSRLMKDGIGEGSTREDHGEISNQVYDAYSRAQEVRALAGIVGKAGLTEIDLKYLDLGDTFEKEFLTQATDENRTIEETLALMWKIVSKLPKNEITKIKDKYVEQYYKEE
- a CDS encoding V-type ATP synthase subunit D, with protein sequence MSFGQNVAATKIELFKYKKSSQIAVMVQQILDDKRKVLLKNIEEMIQEASKARGGIWEPLQDIYKSVNEAYLALGTNTVDSVAESTPPVMEVDVHVRRVVDVKIPALTVTEKDTKSMPYGFADTNSSIDRAAKQIKELMPKICKAAEYENSIFSLAKALEKTQKLLNALENVIIPQYKDNIRFILSTLEEREREEFAKLKKVKEKMEST
- a CDS encoding ATP synthase subunit C, translated to MLLLAASAISILGSTGVAFAQEDGASSGDSMKLLGAGLAFGIAAGGAGIGLGQVGAAGLAVISENPALQSKVFIFVGMVESIAIYGIVMMFIILGQ
- the pyrI gene encoding aspartate carbamoyltransferase regulatory subunit; the encoded protein is MEQSDLMVRRIKEGTVIDHIDEGKGLQVLNALRIDGKDGSLITIALNVPSGKFKKKDIIKVENKFLKDDDTNKLAVIAPTATINMIKEYKLVEKRRVALPNEIDRIFRCSNPDCITNSTEYIESVMDVINKDGRVLKCRYCARVLDVTKLKYN
- the pyrB gene encoding aspartate carbamoyltransferase, encoding MNEFYQKDIISIKDYTKDQLETIFTSTDKIMQLSLSERREICKGKTLGYLFYEPSTRTRLSFESAIASIGGNSLGISDITSSSTQKGESLADTVRIMSIYSDVLVLRHPLDGSSRFAAEISDKPIINAGSGTEEHPTQAIQDLFTIKKEKRKIDGLKIGIVGDLKYGRTVYSLLHGLGNYDVDVSLISPESLRIRSDSTYEIKKKLDYTETTDIEEHLDDLDVLYVTRIQKERFPDEEEYLKVKGSYVVGLDMLKRMKDDAIILHPLPRIDEISADVDKTKNAKYFEQAEYGKYTRSALLGMILNENGF
- a CDS encoding LON peptidase substrate-binding domain-containing protein; the protein is MTETKIIPIFPLDLVLFPRQELPLRIFEPRYKQLVDDCMIGDGQFGVCLIDESNSINGWNSPKLVGTIAKISKCEDVELDGLQLHIETIGRNSFKIKRIIPPSIKQPENYDPLSVEGHQEISELHEQIGTEEKMYIQAEVEMIPEIDESISLEKWESLVELWKKKIIKQALPQVVDSHSLDHVLEQYYLNTDTPTIDYIYSLSALGAKDPNELQPILEATSMDELIKRIEELLTVK
- a CDS encoding PEFG-CTERM sorting domain-containing protein; its protein translation is MMSLKHSAIFAIIGCLLFPASAYGHGFGIDTISSVDVQGKKISISVEMPMYFENQQDQITITVTEDETKETAKNVTFLIGLFYKDEMIFRNYFFAENGILPITVTPTEDPKIIIHGEQDSLLGAWHGTESNPIEITGPLFNSGGLYNFEIEVRTIDEPTNIIENSDVYNADLSLIETVSFIQEDSENNDVEFRSKSYFDTISNFKYNPDVKEVTFEMPFDWSEKQMSHVPVVHVETHFPKDFVEFLSPSYTGYVNGIELFKSSVAVDDYSEDHERVVHLVLLQDHLRYMKNEMKKSEEPLPENMSFRLSVSEDAAFPLEAYTKSEDFKVNLAWDPIEVEPNIDTNFIFTIRDGKTNEPLRSSDYTFVIIQNGKEIHRVSGTAQIGGEFEKFTFSEDQTGPTVIKFENIRNTGQETEFALVVIPEFGSIAIFVLVISIISIIFVTRKNSLVI
- a CDS encoding CopG family ribbon-helix-helix protein, whose protein sequence is MPIVSISLNDEILSELDKLQSSMGFSGRSEAIRAGIRAFVSEEKQKADLSGNIHAILLVVHNDEFDHVVSGITHNFEDLITTHLHSKIEKEKCMELFLIDGDAEKVSTMTKDFQTNKNMDTVKLVAL
- a CDS encoding zinc ABC transporter substrate-binding protein, with amino-acid sequence MNTQTKMAIVAIVIVIPLASVFVYGTNASQQFASNDNSKLVVISSFNPLHEFSQIVGQEKIDATLLVPVGVEPHDWEPTIKDVQQMQKSNLIVINGIGFENWVDNLIENEYAGIIVDTSKGILVTKSIVEEHGDEEHDVHQHLEGDPHIWLNPVFAIKQVENIALAFSNSDPENREFYMTNAVKYNKELHELDSKIRDELSTCNQDFIAFHDAFSYFAEEYNLNQHTIIQTTNSHGEVTAQTLENVISKARELNIKVIFSEETVNRKTSQIIANEIGGKVLVLSPLETASDDNYISKMTQNLENLKEALC
- a CDS encoding metal ABC transporter ATP-binding protein, with product MLKVVEIKNLTVHYPDVKALDDVSLVVNQGDFLGIIGPNGAGKSTLFSSMLGLNTKYKGTIKFFDQDIKKSKNYLKELGYVPQKPIFEKNFPVTVNDVVRMGLRNELDENKIDEILQQLWIHELRNRRIGELSGGQQQRVFIAKALVNNPKILILDEPVTGIDQQSIELFYSILRELNSKQKITIIWSSHDLDAVNKLANHVACLNRTLFFHGESEEFFSDDELVKQYSEASMQEHMHHH
- a CDS encoding metal ABC transporter permease is translated as MHRALISGIAIAILCSVVGLFLVLRRYSLFGDAIAHSSFGGIALGLLAGVYPLWTAYGVSIASALIITKIKDRYNISGDASIAVLLSSGIAVGLVIIGLSGGFTIDIFSFLFGSILLVSVDDTVLILALTGIILIVILSLYRQILYSTFNEEQAKVSGIPVEKINYLIVFMAGITVVTSIQLVGVLLISALFVIPNVTAIMYGKGFKQTAIISMSFSIFSVVSGILISYIFDITPAGTIVLMAIGLLAGTMGIKSAGLLSKN